A part of Rhopalosiphum maidis isolate BTI-1 chromosome 3, ASM367621v3, whole genome shotgun sequence genomic DNA contains:
- the LOC113556216 gene encoding CD166 antigen produces MKLIPSKAPLSYASGSNTKDFIICTIILLFLIGDVKTMTHILRHHQQRDNTGLSTLSPLEQLTWPHSDVKLPCGIVPALNVTSNWLQMKLKWLHNGKNVDLGHRYNLNHNTGVLVINNIRLDDNGIWQCVNEKQLARAINLVVLEIPKEPYLLIDGHRLDPGNLFVPVKENMDLSIECVVEGGNPMPSLHWLIFPSNSNIENEAMSSGLLQSNESYQEKDISRSSAKIQRVLRAHHNATVACIVTHVTLVTPLNTSILLDVQYTPSFGISRIPGFGIPIKESISVSLKCDVDSNPPSTPVWQKDDSAPPVLQTDDGFLNFTSIRRNHSGWYKCTSRHLLSEYSSIGYFLNVRYDLNDLDTVRKELIEEDNSGSSESVEVTVGGEVQLECPSGPSAAIPCWAKTGNDNDLQPIGSSSNLRIDQVLYQEAGEYKCIVGSKNENLEKLRVYTLHLNVVGGPVIYTENRTIVAHEGNDTRLSAEFCSNPMVNKVFWIASDRVIRPGTAVGQITAHNITSSTSSYCQVATLTIQSVTPVHSGEYNLIVGSGKTLVEATVILSVTKSTRNREPVQTSSSHSVCSKMFDNYLIMCLVTSIFTHLKH; encoded by the exons ATGTCAAAACTATGACTCACATCTTGAGGCATCATCAGCAAAGAGACAATACTGGGCTAAGTACTTTAAGCCCTTTAGAGCAATTAACTTGGCCTCATTCAGATGTGAAGTTACCATGCGGAATTGTACCCGCTTTAAATGTTACGTCCAATTGGTTACAAATGAAACTAAA atggCTGCACAATGGGAAGAACGTTGACCTTGGACATCGTTATAACTTAAACCATAACACAGgagttttagttattaataatataaggcTAGATGATAATGGGATATGGCAATGCgtaaacgaaaaacaattagCTAGAGCAATAAATTTAGTagttttag aaATTCCAAAAGAACCTTACTTGTTAATCGATGGGCATCGTTTAGACCCtggaaatttatttgtacCAGTAAAAGAAAACATGGATTTAAGTATAGAGTGTGTGGTTGAAGGTGGAAATCCAATGCCATCCTTACATTGGTTAATATTTCCAAGTAATTCAAACATAGAAAATGAAGCCATGTCTTCGGGATTACTGCAGTCTAACGAATCGTATCAAGAGAAAGACATTAGTCGTAGTTCAGCTAAGATTCAAAGAGTACTTAGAGCTCATCACAATGCTACTGTGGCGTGTATAGTTACACATGTTACTCTTGTAACCCCCTTGAACACTTCTATTCTTCTTGATGTTCAAT ataCTCCCTCTTTCGGAATTAGTAGAATTCCCGGATTTGGAATACCTATTAAAGAAAGTATTTCAGTGTCTCTTAAATGCGATGTTGATTCAAATCCACCATCAACTCCTGTCTGGCAAAAAG atGATAGTGCGCCACCTGTTCTTCAAACTGATGAtggttttttaaactttacgtCAATACGAAGAAATCATAGTGGCTGGTATAAATGCACAAGCAGACATTTATTATCTGAATATTCTTcaattggttattttttaaatgttagat acgaTTTAAATGACCTTGATACTGTGCGTAAAGAATTAATTGAAGAAGATAATTCTGGTTCCTCTGAATCAGTTGAGGTCACCGTTGGTGGCGAAGTTCAACTAGAGTGTCCATCAGGACCTAGTGCGGCAATACCATGTTGGGCTAAGACTGGAAATGATAATGACCTACAACCAATAGGGTCAAGTAGTAATCTTCGTATAGATCAGGTTTTATATCAAGAAGCCGgtgaatataaatgtattgttggaagtaaaaatgaaaatttagaaAAGCTCAGGGTGTATACACTTCATTTGAATGTTGTCG GTGGTCCAGTGATATATACTGAAAACAGAACTATTGTTGCACACGAAGGAAATGACACTCGATTGTCAGCAGAGTTTTGTTCTAATCCAATGGTAAACAAAGTTTTTTGGATAGCCAGTGATAGAGTTATTAGACCAGGAACCGCTGTAGGACAGATTACAGCTCATAACATAACC TCATCAACATCTTCTTATTGCCAAGTAGCTACTCTCACGATACAATCGGTAACACCAGTACACAGCGGAGAGTATAATTTGATCGTCGGTTCCGGTAAAACGTTAGTAGAAGCTACAGTCATATTGAGTGTGACAAAGAGTACACGAAACAGAGAGCCCGTCCAAACATCTAGTTCACATTCAGTTTGctcaaaaatgtttgataattacttaattatgtGTTTAGTTACGTCAATTTTTAcgcatttaaaacattaa
- the LOC113555830 gene encoding beta-1,3-galactosyltransferase 4-like, whose amino-acid sequence MNTYGKDVCHGWNKEVKSPLLILVDSNTKHEFQRKIARATWLRNFHGNQSRVHVVFFVGKPHSLNTAEHLLMENRKHGDIVWTHVPEKSSYIRSLKMVSGLNWVLKKCKNAKFVLKVDDKTIVNMPALLRFIDKQNNAKNTIWGFKHNVSP is encoded by the coding sequence ATGAACACTTACGGCAAAGACGTATGTCATGGCTGGAATAAGGAAGTAAAATCGCCGCTGTTGATCTTGGTAGATTCGAATACCAAACATGAGTTCCAAAGAAAGATAGCTCGGGCCACGTGGCTTCGAAACTTCCATGGCAATCAGAGCAGAGTACATGTAGTGTTTTTCGTGGGAAAACCGCATAGCTTAAATACCGCCGAACACCTATTAATGGAGAACCGAAAACACGGCGACATTGTCTGGACGCACGTGCCAGAAAAGTCCAGTTATATCAGGTCATTGAAAATGGTATCGGGACTGAACTGGGTGctcaaaaaatgcaaaaacgCTAAATTTGTGTTGAAAGTCGACGATAAAACAATCGTCAACATGCCGGCTCTCCTGAGATTCAttgacaaacaaaataatgcaaaaaACACCATATGGGGATTCAAACACAACGTTTCACCGTAA
- the LOC113555829 gene encoding uncharacterized protein LOC113555829, with the protein MTHDAAKNLYSGALENIPYLSDENQFLTGVVATNQGVNVIHDKHFKAVTLSSVLPNNSTAIEKCDYSKNHFIFLKPENRDEWSHILSSFKICKSNLAKNAKHHKTV; encoded by the exons ATGACACATGATGCAGCTAAAAACCTGTATTCTGGTGCCTTAGAAAATATCCCCTATTTGAGTGACGAAAACCAATTCCTTACTG gaGTAGTTGCGACTAACCAAGGCGTCAATGTAATACACGATAAACATTTCAAAGCTGTTACATTATCATCAGTTCTCCCAAATAACAGCACTGCAATTGAAAAATGTGACTATTCAAAAAACCATTTCATTTTCTTAAAACCTGAGAATAGAGATGAGTGGTCACATATATTGTCATCATTCAAGATCTGTAAGTCTAATTTAGCTAAGAATGCAAAGCATcataaaacagtttaa